One window of Paenibacillus sp. FSL K6-3182 genomic DNA carries:
- a CDS encoding iron ABC transporter permease, producing the protein MNAELSRIKPSAADPYNQRAKRKRIFIVVSLFVLLIAGAICSMNLGKMSLGPVDVIQTLFGNGTAKNELVVFKFRLPRIVLAVLVGMGMAASGTVMQGILRNDLADPGMIGISAGSGLAVLLFISTVGLTSMSSAIFLPLLAFVGGLLAALLIYLLAYRKGAFPSPTRLILTGVAINVGLGAVTLFLTLKLNNDQFVFAQKWQAGYLWGDEWSYIAILAPWVLLLSGYVWYKSSLLNTIGLGYTTATGVGVNVRKSFVSLALAAVALASGSVALGGSIFFIGLISPHLARKLVGSDHKFLLPASGMIGGIILLSADTIVRALVSGPDMPAGIFVTMLSVPYFLYLLMRSS; encoded by the coding sequence ATGAATGCTGAGCTAAGTCGTATAAAGCCATCAGCAGCTGATCCATATAACCAACGAGCGAAGCGCAAACGGATTTTTATCGTGGTCTCATTGTTCGTTCTTCTTATCGCTGGCGCGATATGCAGTATGAATCTCGGTAAAATGTCGCTTGGTCCAGTCGATGTCATTCAAACGTTATTTGGCAATGGTACGGCGAAAAACGAGTTGGTCGTATTTAAGTTTAGACTTCCCCGCATCGTGCTGGCTGTGTTAGTTGGCATGGGGATGGCCGCTTCAGGTACAGTCATGCAAGGCATTCTTCGCAATGATCTGGCTGATCCGGGAATGATTGGCATTAGCGCGGGATCAGGCTTAGCTGTATTACTCTTTATTTCTACTGTCGGACTTACAAGTATGTCCTCTGCTATTTTTTTGCCATTGCTCGCCTTTGTAGGCGGATTGCTGGCTGCATTATTGATTTATTTGCTGGCTTATAGAAAAGGAGCGTTTCCGTCTCCAACCCGTCTTATTTTAACAGGTGTCGCTATTAATGTAGGACTCGGTGCAGTAACGTTGTTCCTGACGCTTAAGCTTAATAACGATCAGTTTGTATTCGCGCAAAAATGGCAAGCCGGTTATCTGTGGGGAGACGAATGGAGCTATATCGCTATTCTAGCTCCTTGGGTTTTGCTCTTATCCGGTTACGTATGGTATAAATCTAGCCTGCTGAATACGATTGGTCTTGGTTATACAACAGCTACAGGAGTAGGTGTGAACGTCCGAAAGTCGTTTGTAAGCTTGGCGCTCGCAGCAGTTGCTTTGGCATCAGGCAGTGTTGCTTTGGGCGGCTCGATTTTTTTTATCGGTTTAATTAGTCCGCATTTGGCACGCAAGCTAGTAGGCTCGGACCATAAGTTTCTATTGCCTGCATCGGGTATGATCGGTGGAATCATTTTACTTAGTGCGGATACAATTGTCAGGGCACTTGTGTCAGGACCTGATATGCCAGCTGGAATATTTGTAACGATGCTTAGCGTTCCTTATTTTTTGTATTTGTTAATGAGGTCTTCTTAA
- a CDS encoding iron ABC transporter permease — protein sequence MLLLLIAAAASISFGAARMDISIAWTAVFSFNPDIPEHQIIQALRFPRTVADIIVGISLSVAGAIMQGTTRNPLADSGLMGVNSGAAFAMVLVLAFIPGISYMDKLLVCFAGAGLGAVMTYLVASLNKRGMTPQRLVLAGMSITMLFGAMGTFVSIRFNVGQALSYWTAGSVAGATWSELALIAPWFVGGMILAFVLSPSIAILSLGEDIAVGFGQRITQIKLLSTLAVLILSGLSVVLVGPIAFVGLIVPHLMRLIVGVDYRYIIPASAVYGGIFMLAADLTGRLVNRPNEVALGIVFAMLGVPLFLFISSRVRSDLE from the coding sequence ATGCTGCTGCTCTTGATAGCCGCTGCCGCATCAATTTCATTCGGTGCAGCACGAATGGATATTTCTATTGCTTGGACTGCAGTATTTTCTTTTAATCCGGACATACCAGAACATCAAATCATTCAAGCACTAAGGTTTCCGCGAACGGTTGCTGACATTATAGTAGGAATCAGCTTATCGGTGGCTGGAGCGATTATGCAAGGAACGACCCGCAACCCGCTTGCTGATTCAGGCTTAATGGGCGTAAACTCGGGGGCAGCTTTTGCCATGGTGCTCGTTCTTGCATTTATACCGGGTATTAGTTATATGGATAAGCTTCTTGTATGTTTTGCAGGAGCGGGTCTTGGAGCCGTCATGACTTACCTAGTCGCATCACTTAACAAACGAGGCATGACTCCCCAGCGGCTCGTCCTTGCTGGTATGTCCATTACAATGCTGTTTGGGGCAATGGGTACTTTTGTCTCCATTCGATTTAACGTTGGACAAGCGCTTTCCTATTGGACAGCCGGCAGTGTGGCCGGGGCAACTTGGAGTGAGCTCGCACTAATTGCGCCTTGGTTTGTAGGAGGAATGATTCTTGCTTTTGTTTTGTCTCCTTCCATTGCCATATTAAGTCTTGGAGAAGATATTGCGGTGGGCTTCGGGCAGCGTATAACGCAAATTAAGCTATTATCTACGCTAGCGGTTCTCATCCTTTCCGGCTTATCTGTTGTACTTGTTGGCCCTATAGCATTTGTTGGGCTAATCGTTCCCCATTTAATGAGGCTAATCGTCGGTGTTGATTACCGATATATCATCCCAGCATCAGCTGTATATGGCGGCATTTTCATGTTGGCTGCGGATTTGACGGGGCGGTTAGTTAATCGTCCGAATGAAGTAGCACTTGGCATTGTGTTTGCAATGCTTGGTGTCCCGCTTTTTCTGTTCATTTCGAGCAGAGTGAGGAGTGACCTTGAATGA
- a CDS encoding AraC family transcriptional regulator → MKFEEQIAIWNHSAAKIFDIRHTVMNAGECMVNYRFPASGFIFGVRGSAHLILDDVIHQTRRSYLLHGSKGMILEIEAKEEFEFYFLFYRAKLAFSGWREMRQWLERKSPFEIQYGFEPEEPRAMLFLMSSMEQTLKNSGSLGSVEIKGLFYQFVHEVLRNQKTFDSKNGQKDLVKLVIRYLHNHYQEGITLDFLANQYNYSPRYLSTKFKQQTGASPIEYLIQIRINESKKLLLETRSSLRVIASQVGYADEYYFSRLFKKQTGLSPVRYQAMEREKATSEDSPRFSSKLSIGASRLRRYSVIGSDNHYQYKSGGFISMKRNKKSLLILSTLLSLTLLLGACSSGGTNVGTNSTGSAVNVTATASPNSETVSEEGTRTISTIKGDVIVPANPKRVVVLYMLGDIVALGVNPIGISEVYDGAAFSEQLKGAESLGHWDETSPEAVMALDPDLIIVNSENSYSNLKDIAPTVLIAADQVSTEERIMKLGEVFGKEKEAKAFLDDFNNKVELSKEKLRSAGILDKTITIVEGDKKEMLVIESKQYGRGSQIVYDYLGMKGPEIIQKKLEKSKAAESQTISMEVMPQYVGDILLRSSWEGMDDLSDNPVWSSIAAVKEKRVIEAPFGLFYYTDIYSLRTQLDMITDSLLATAAGK, encoded by the coding sequence ATGAAGTTCGAAGAGCAAATTGCGATTTGGAATCATTCAGCTGCTAAAATATTTGATATTAGGCACACGGTCATGAATGCTGGTGAGTGTATGGTAAATTATCGCTTTCCCGCTAGTGGCTTTATTTTTGGAGTTCGTGGCTCGGCACATTTGATACTTGACGATGTCATTCATCAGACACGGCGATCTTATTTGCTGCACGGATCAAAAGGGATGATATTGGAGATCGAAGCGAAGGAAGAGTTTGAGTTTTATTTTTTATTTTATCGAGCGAAGCTCGCTTTTTCTGGCTGGAGGGAAATGAGGCAGTGGCTCGAGCGTAAAAGTCCGTTTGAAATCCAATATGGATTTGAACCGGAGGAACCGCGCGCCATGTTATTTCTGATGTCCTCGATGGAGCAGACATTAAAAAATTCAGGCAGCCTTGGCAGTGTGGAGATAAAGGGTTTATTTTATCAATTTGTTCATGAGGTATTGCGGAATCAAAAAACGTTCGATTCGAAAAACGGTCAAAAGGATCTCGTGAAGCTAGTGATACGTTATCTTCATAATCACTATCAAGAAGGAATCACGCTTGATTTTCTTGCGAATCAATACAATTATAGTCCTCGTTATTTATCGACGAAATTTAAGCAGCAAACGGGAGCTAGTCCCATTGAATATCTCATTCAGATCCGTATAAATGAATCCAAAAAGCTGCTGCTGGAGACGAGGTCATCCTTGCGGGTTATTGCGTCGCAAGTCGGGTATGCGGATGAATATTATTTTAGCCGACTGTTTAAAAAACAGACCGGTTTGTCTCCAGTACGATATCAGGCCATGGAACGAGAAAAGGCAACATCGGAAGATAGTCCGCGCTTCAGTTCTAAATTGTCCATTGGCGCCTCAAGATTACGACGCTATAGTGTAATTGGTAGTGATAATCATTACCAATACAAAAGCGGAGGTTTTATTAGTATGAAAAGGAATAAAAAATCGTTACTAATCCTGAGCACGCTGCTCAGTTTAACGTTGCTGCTAGGCGCTTGCTCTAGTGGGGGGACGAATGTTGGGACTAACTCTACTGGATCTGCAGTAAACGTTACCGCAACGGCTTCACCAAATTCCGAGACGGTAAGTGAAGAAGGCACTCGCACGATCTCTACTATTAAAGGAGATGTCATCGTTCCAGCAAACCCAAAACGTGTTGTTGTTTTGTATATGCTAGGCGACATCGTTGCACTAGGTGTCAATCCAATCGGGATTTCCGAGGTGTATGACGGGGCGGCTTTTTCAGAGCAATTGAAAGGGGCAGAATCATTAGGACATTGGGATGAAACGAGTCCAGAAGCAGTAATGGCGCTGGATCCTGATCTGATTATCGTGAATTCTGAGAATAGCTACAGTAATTTAAAGGATATTGCGCCAACTGTTCTCATTGCTGCCGATCAGGTATCTACAGAAGAGCGGATTATGAAGCTAGGCGAGGTATTCGGCAAGGAGAAGGAAGCAAAAGCGTTTCTGGATGATTTCAACAACAAAGTGGAACTTAGCAAGGAGAAGCTTCGTTCGGCTGGAATACTTGATAAAACGATCACGATTGTCGAAGGCGACAAGAAGGAAATGCTGGTTATCGAGAGCAAGCAGTATGGTCGTGGCTCCCAAATCGTTTACGATTATTTAGGCATGAAAGGACCAGAGATCATTCAGAAGAAGCTTGAAAAGTCGAAAGCAGCTGAAAGCCAAACGATCTCTATGGAAGTAATGCCGCAATATGTTGGGGATATATTGCTGCGCAGTTCGTGGGAAGGTATGGACGATTTGTCAGACAATCCGGTTTGGAGCAGTATAGCTGCAGTTAAGGAAAAGCGTGTTATAGAGGCTCCTTTTGGTTTGTTTTATTACACGGATATCTATTCCCTAAGGACTCAGCTTGATATGATTACGGATAGCTTGTTAGCTACGGCTGCAGGCAAGTAA
- a CDS encoding DUF4386 domain-containing protein, whose translation MKKQDEALALGYFGSRIIESVLLIVSIVALQLLVLLSEKYIATGAADSNEFQTMAALAVKGHFAAFDMGMLALSVGSLMFCYLLYRSKLIPRIISIIGLIGYAALFASGCFGIIGHDVGMVLYIPGAIFEIIFPIWLIVKGFNLSAIDAQAIKK comes from the coding sequence TTGAAAAAACAAGATGAGGCTTTGGCACTTGGTTACTTTGGTTCGAGAATTATTGAGTCTGTACTTCTTATCGTGAGTATAGTCGCCCTGCAATTGCTAGTCCTGTTAAGTGAGAAATATATTGCTACAGGAGCAGCGGATAGTAATGAGTTTCAGACCATGGCTGCTTTAGCTGTAAAAGGACATTTTGCGGCATTTGATATGGGGATGTTAGCTCTTAGCGTGGGCAGCTTGATGTTTTGCTATTTATTGTACCGATCGAAACTTATTCCAAGAATCATATCAATTATTGGACTAATTGGATACGCAGCTTTATTCGCAAGTGGATGTTTCGGTATTATTGGCCATGACGTAGGAATGGTACTGTATATTCCGGGGGCAATCTTTGAAATCATTTTTCCAATATGGCTGATTGTAAAAGGATTTAACTTATCGGCGATAGATGCTCAGGCAATAAAAAAATAA
- a CDS encoding ABC transporter permease produces MGIFKQKITWIGMLIVLVVLVVFGAAMMGSVLGTKPKDVPVALVTLDQSVNIPTGGSLAVGEMLKQKLMENDQLPISWTIVSSEEEARAGIDNREYYGAMILPADLSAGIASLAGPSPKPATVQIIVSEGSNSQAATLVKQSLGQAMKLTGAELSKSMLVQIGEKTQQVTVAAAQALLSPINVQEETVHTVGTNNAAGNAPGLLTQIMWMGSLVTALILFIAGGNAMKAGASRLSSISMQPAAGVVIVGIASGFLVWMASSWYGMELAQAWDTWLFLWLVGATFYMLQSALLNWIGMPAMGILVLLMFFSMPLLNMAPEFLSQTSHDWIYSWTPLRFAAVGMREVMYFGGLDAVSSNAYMLWYIGGGFLLILLAASFKREKEVLSQAALQNSY; encoded by the coding sequence ATGGGGATTTTTAAACAAAAAATAACGTGGATCGGAATGTTGATCGTTCTGGTCGTGCTCGTCGTCTTTGGAGCGGCAATGATGGGATCGGTGCTTGGCACAAAGCCCAAGGATGTGCCTGTGGCGCTTGTCACGCTCGACCAATCTGTGAACATACCAACTGGCGGTTCGCTTGCGGTGGGTGAAATGTTGAAACAAAAGCTGATGGAAAACGATCAGTTGCCCATTTCTTGGACGATTGTTAGTTCGGAAGAAGAAGCACGCGCGGGAATTGATAATAGAGAGTATTATGGAGCAATGATTCTTCCAGCTGATTTGAGCGCGGGAATCGCTTCATTAGCTGGACCGTCACCGAAGCCAGCGACTGTTCAGATTATTGTAAGTGAAGGGTCGAACTCACAAGCTGCGACGCTTGTGAAACAAAGTCTGGGGCAAGCGATGAAGTTGACTGGAGCAGAGTTGTCTAAGTCGATGCTTGTGCAAATAGGTGAGAAAACGCAGCAAGTAACCGTAGCTGCTGCCCAAGCTTTGCTCTCCCCGATCAATGTGCAGGAAGAGACTGTGCATACGGTCGGTACGAACAATGCTGCTGGCAATGCACCGGGTTTACTGACACAAATTATGTGGATGGGCAGCTTAGTGACAGCATTAATTCTGTTTATCGCAGGCGGCAACGCAATGAAAGCTGGAGCAAGCAGATTGTCCTCAATCTCGATGCAGCCTGCTGCAGGAGTTGTCATCGTTGGTATCGCATCAGGCTTTCTCGTCTGGATGGCTTCTTCTTGGTATGGTATGGAGCTAGCGCAGGCGTGGGATACGTGGTTATTCCTATGGCTGGTGGGTGCGACATTCTATATGCTGCAGTCCGCACTGTTGAACTGGATTGGCATGCCGGCAATGGGGATTCTCGTACTGCTTATGTTTTTCTCTATGCCGCTGCTTAACATGGCACCGGAGTTTCTGTCCCAAACATCGCATGATTGGATCTATTCTTGGACGCCGCTTCGATTCGCCGCTGTAGGAATGAGGGAGGTAATGTACTTCGGAGGACTGGATGCCGTAAGCTCCAACGCGTACATGTTGTGGTACATCGGAGGAGGCTTCCTTCTAATTCTGCTTGCTGCTAGTTTTAAGAGAGAAAAAGAAGTTTTATCGCAGGCTGCATTACAAAATAGTTATTAA
- a CDS encoding TetR/AcrR family transcriptional regulator: MSDKLDRRQIRTKQLLYEALMSLIEEKGADTVTVTDVANRANVNRGTFYLHYRDVPDMLQQLKDEVFATVEACVMKFDIMEARTYLDKDEPYPQSIKIFEELARHADFLRIMFGPKGDMSLAIQFRTLLASHIYEKIKILPQHKVVMPPEYVVAYMTSANFGIFMHWIESRLSQTPTQMAKMMIRIMNYGPLVSFGLKDAPSGS, encoded by the coding sequence TTGAGTGATAAACTTGATCGCAGGCAAATTCGTACCAAGCAGCTTTTATATGAAGCGCTGATGAGCTTGATTGAAGAAAAAGGTGCTGATACCGTCACTGTGACTGATGTTGCTAACCGGGCGAATGTGAACCGGGGCACTTTCTACTTGCATTACCGAGATGTGCCTGATATGCTTCAGCAGCTGAAAGACGAAGTATTTGCCACTGTAGAAGCATGCGTCATGAAATTCGATATAATGGAAGCGAGAACGTATCTCGACAAAGATGAACCGTATCCGCAAAGCATCAAAATTTTCGAAGAGCTAGCCCGTCATGCCGATTTTCTTCGCATCATGTTTGGACCAAAGGGTGACATGTCGTTGGCGATTCAATTTCGCACATTGCTCGCTTCACATATTTATGAGAAAATCAAAATCTTGCCTCAGCATAAAGTCGTCATGCCGCCCGAATATGTCGTAGCCTATATGACATCGGCCAACTTTGGCATTTTCATGCACTGGATCGAATCTAGACTAAGCCAAACCCCGACGCAAATGGCCAAGATGATGATCCGAATCATGAACTATGGGCCTTTAGTTTCATTTGGCCTTAAGGATGCGCCGTCTGGGAGTTAA
- a CDS encoding MerR family transcriptional regulator, whose amino-acid sequence MEGMTRGELAKKTGLSMATIRYYEERGLLPAPRRVASGYRIYSDDYLVKIKFIKDAKSLGYSLKEIQEGLQMLSQDMDEELLKELVRNKIIEIDEKVKKLHGMQKMLSGLLETPQGDIQNYLRSFRTLDD is encoded by the coding sequence ATGGAAGGGATGACACGCGGTGAATTGGCAAAGAAAACGGGATTAAGCATGGCTACTATCCGCTATTATGAGGAGAGAGGGCTTCTGCCTGCTCCCCGCCGGGTAGCAAGTGGGTACCGAATATATTCTGATGATTATCTTGTAAAGATTAAATTCATCAAAGATGCGAAATCATTAGGTTATTCGTTAAAGGAAATCCAAGAAGGTTTGCAAATGCTTAGTCAAGACATGGATGAGGAGCTGTTAAAGGAATTAGTACGGAATAAAATTATAGAGATCGATGAAAAAGTTAAAAAGCTGCATGGCATGCAAAAAATGCTTTCCGGCTTGCTTGAAACCCCGCAAGGGGACATCCAAAATTATTTGCGATCATTTCGTACGTTGGATGATTAA
- a CDS encoding prolyl oligopeptidase family serine peptidase, with the protein MMRVLEVFVILVIIAVTAGILFGKRERRLNAVLCMSLVLVVLLHGIIDHFRIQMVPAYAAVLMLIIVLVLRLAKPHSKVRTKRLLKNSLLTVVVLALSVSSMYLSRLLPVFTMPEPTGSYGIGTISQHLTDVTRDEILTGDDLSDKRELMLNIWYPADRSKMEGKKVEHYPAELGDAISLVFGIPKQIFSHVTAIPTHAVAGAELSSDKSSYPVLLFSPGIRSTRFQSITAIEELVSHGYIVVGMDHPYSSAKVKFPDGRSIFYEATPEFPSSAELYNYNIKGVGIRAADASFVLDTITKWNTSDPNGLFEGKLDLDHVGIFGHSYGGATTAEALAQDKRFKAGVSLEGGFWGEIAHTGLQQPFMYMMSSSTAASLDPTNTKKNNYFYEEFTPDLESVMTRSTNDTYYLTIDHFNHQSFTDIALISPSIFAKGIKPAHNIDITRSYVRAFFDQYLKDEQQALLNGHSPEYPEVKFNAVYTKKRM; encoded by the coding sequence ATGATGCGAGTATTAGAGGTATTTGTTATTTTGGTCATTATTGCAGTCACGGCGGGAATCCTATTTGGCAAAAGGGAGCGGCGGCTGAATGCCGTTTTATGTATGTCCTTAGTGTTGGTTGTATTATTGCATGGAATAATCGATCATTTTCGCATACAGATGGTTCCGGCCTATGCCGCTGTGTTGATGCTTATCATTGTACTGGTCCTTAGATTGGCTAAGCCGCATAGCAAAGTCCGCACTAAGCGTTTGTTAAAAAACAGTCTGCTAACTGTTGTCGTATTGGCTCTTTCGGTTTCTTCTATGTATTTGAGCAGACTGCTGCCCGTGTTTACAATGCCTGAGCCAACTGGAAGTTATGGGATTGGGACCATTTCACAGCATTTAACAGATGTGACGCGCGATGAGATCTTAACTGGAGATGACCTTAGTGACAAACGGGAGCTTATGCTGAATATTTGGTATCCTGCTGATCGGAGTAAAATGGAAGGTAAGAAAGTGGAGCATTATCCAGCTGAACTCGGGGATGCGATCAGTTTGGTATTTGGTATTCCGAAGCAGATATTCAGTCATGTCACAGCAATTCCTACGCATGCTGTTGCTGGAGCGGAGTTGTCTTCAGATAAAAGCAGCTATCCGGTATTGCTGTTCTCTCCAGGAATTCGATCAACCCGGTTCCAGAGCATAACAGCTATCGAGGAGCTGGTCAGCCACGGATACATTGTTGTCGGCATGGACCATCCCTATTCATCGGCTAAAGTTAAATTTCCTGATGGGCGCTCTATTTTTTATGAAGCAACACCTGAGTTTCCATCTTCGGCAGAGCTATACAACTACAACATCAAGGGCGTTGGCATTCGTGCAGCAGATGCATCCTTTGTGCTGGATACGATAACAAAATGGAACACGTCGGACCCTAATGGTTTGTTCGAAGGCAAGCTCGATTTAGATCACGTTGGCATATTTGGACACTCCTATGGAGGAGCAACGACTGCTGAAGCACTCGCACAGGACAAGCGATTCAAGGCAGGTGTTAGCTTAGAAGGCGGCTTTTGGGGTGAAATTGCCCATACGGGATTGCAGCAGCCTTTTATGTATATGATGTCCAGCAGTACAGCAGCGAGCTTAGATCCAACGAATACGAAAAAGAACAATTATTTCTATGAGGAGTTTACTCCTGATTTGGAGTCGGTGATGACGAGAAGCACAAATGACACTTACTATTTGACCATCGATCATTTTAATCACCAGAGCTTCACGGATATAGCGCTTATATCGCCATCAATTTTTGCTAAGGGCATTAAACCAGCGCATAATATTGATATAACTCGGTCCTATGTAAGAGCCTTTTTTGATCAATATTTAAAAGATGAACAGCAGGCTCTCCTTAACGGTCATTCGCCGGAATATCCCGAAGTGAAGTTTAATGCGGTTTATACAAAAAAGAGAATGTAA
- a CDS encoding methyltransferase domain-containing protein has translation MRRLESPFLTTGQLAQRTGITIRTLRYYDKIGLLKPAKQNNSSTRLYSKDDMTRLQKIQMLKFIGLSLSEISQIMFNETQAERELRSSLKTQKDIIQHKIAHMLDVSKTIDEAMAMIDDQGEELNWEGLASIIQSIHKEKEWCEQYYNAVRLQTRIRLYDQFSWNKIGWHRWFFEHLGSLPDLKVLELGCGDAALWSRNANLIPETWSVTLTDLSQGMLDEAKVLLGGHSGRFKFLLADAQAIPFHDNEFDIVIANHMLYHVLDINQAVSEMHRILKPGGHVYASTMSKSHLQEIEQLTKAFDPNIQVLDPVMERFHLDNGSEMLHNFFMEIKQIRFEDYMLIDHELPLVQYITSTPMNARKILVGEKLDQFKTYLQAKITEKGSLYITKDSGFFYGKKQ, from the coding sequence TTGAGGAGACTGGAAAGCCCATTCCTAACAACGGGTCAGCTCGCACAGCGAACAGGAATAACGATAAGAACACTCCGCTATTATGACAAAATCGGATTGTTAAAGCCTGCCAAACAAAACAATTCATCAACCCGTCTATACAGTAAAGATGATATGACACGGCTGCAAAAAATTCAGATGCTTAAGTTCATCGGATTATCGCTATCTGAAATTAGTCAAATTATGTTTAATGAAACGCAGGCCGAACGAGAGCTGCGAAGCTCGTTGAAAACGCAAAAGGATATCATCCAACACAAAATCGCTCATATGCTGGACGTATCCAAAACCATTGATGAAGCCATGGCTATGATTGATGATCAAGGTGAGGAATTGAATTGGGAAGGTTTGGCTAGCATTATCCAGTCAATACATAAGGAAAAAGAATGGTGTGAGCAATACTATAATGCCGTTCGCCTGCAGACGCGAATCCGGCTTTATGACCAGTTTAGTTGGAACAAAATCGGATGGCATCGGTGGTTCTTTGAGCATCTTGGCTCTCTTCCCGATCTAAAAGTGCTGGAACTTGGATGCGGAGACGCTGCCTTATGGAGTAGAAATGCAAACCTTATTCCCGAAACCTGGAGTGTTACGCTTACGGATCTATCGCAAGGTATGCTTGATGAGGCTAAGGTTCTTTTAGGTGGACATAGCGGGAGGTTTAAATTTCTGCTTGCCGACGCCCAGGCTATTCCATTTCACGATAATGAATTCGATATCGTAATTGCCAATCACATGCTCTATCATGTGCTCGATATTAACCAAGCTGTATCAGAAATGCACCGAATTCTAAAGCCTGGCGGACACGTGTACGCCTCAACGATGAGCAAGAGCCATTTGCAAGAAATAGAACAGTTAACTAAAGCTTTTGATCCGAATATTCAGGTGTTGGACCCTGTGATGGAACGATTCCATTTGGATAATGGGAGTGAGATGCTGCATAACTTTTTTATGGAGATTAAACAGATCCGGTTTGAGGATTATATGCTGATTGATCATGAGCTGCCTCTTGTTCAGTACATTACATCAACGCCGATGAACGCGAGAAAGATTCTTGTTGGTGAGAAGCTCGACCAATTCAAAACTTATTTACAGGCTAAAATCACAGAAAAAGGGAGCCTCTATATTACGAAAGATTCCGGGTTCTTTTATGGCAAAAAACAATAG
- the nudK gene encoding GDP-mannose pyrophosphatase NudK, with protein MTPNIQIVKEEILSDNWYLLKKIIFNYQKRDGSWETHSREAYDRGNGAAILLYNREKQTVILTRQFRMPTYVNGNETGILIEACAGLLDNDSPEDCIRRETEEETGYKVTNVQKIGEAYMSPGSVTEILYFFVAEYTSHMHTGQGGGVEQEQEEIEVLELSFEQALSMVENGEIRDAKTIMLLQYAQLHGLHQPISKPQHILIAGPYRSNTGDDPVLIKANMQLMNESALSVYQMGHMPVLGEWYALPLIETSGSQRIGDAIFERIFHPSSTRLLSHCDAVLRIGGPSKGADEMVSTAVAKGKKIYYNLAEIPVLS; from the coding sequence ATGACACCTAATATTCAAATCGTGAAAGAAGAGATTTTATCTGACAACTGGTATCTTCTAAAAAAAATAATATTCAATTACCAAAAACGTGACGGCAGCTGGGAAACGCATTCTCGGGAGGCGTATGATCGCGGCAACGGCGCTGCAATTTTACTTTATAACCGGGAGAAACAAACCGTAATTTTGACTCGTCAATTTCGAATGCCGACTTATGTTAATGGAAATGAGACAGGGATACTTATTGAGGCTTGCGCAGGATTACTGGATAATGATTCACCTGAGGATTGTATTCGCCGTGAAACAGAAGAGGAAACCGGATATAAAGTAACGAATGTGCAAAAGATTGGGGAAGCTTATATGTCCCCTGGGTCCGTCACTGAAATTTTATATTTTTTTGTAGCTGAATATACCTCGCATATGCATACAGGTCAAGGTGGTGGCGTAGAACAAGAACAGGAAGAAATCGAGGTGCTGGAGTTATCTTTTGAGCAGGCGCTGAGCATGGTCGAAAATGGTGAAATACGAGATGCAAAAACAATTATGCTTCTCCAATATGCTCAATTGCATGGGCTGCATCAGCCTATCAGCAAGCCACAACATATATTAATAGCAGGTCCTTACCGCTCCAATACTGGTGATGATCCGGTGCTGATCAAGGCTAATATGCAGCTGATGAATGAATCAGCTCTAAGCGTTTATCAGATGGGACATATGCCTGTCCTTGGGGAATGGTACGCCCTCCCTCTCATCGAAACCAGTGGATCACAACGCATCGGAGATGCGATTTTCGAACGGATATTCCACCCCTCCTCCACTCGTTTGTTATCCCATTGCGACGCCGTTCTACGAATAGGAGGACCGTCCAAGGGAGCCGATGAAATGGTAAGCACAGCTGTAGCCAAGGGGAAAAAGATATATTACAATCTCGCTGAAATTCCAGTATTAAGCTAG